CATTCTGGGTCTTCGGTGTCCTCACACTCGTAGTTGGCGGTGTCGATGTAGTCCACACCTGTCGCCAAGCAGGCATCCATGATGGTCAAGTCTTGGTAAGGTAGGGCCACGTTCAAGACAGCTTTTGGCTGGTAGCTTTCAATCAAGGCAATCACTTCTTCCACCTTGTCTGCATCCACTTGGGCAGTTTCAATTTTTACGGACGTTTTTTCTTCCAAAACAGCCTTCAAATCATCACACTTGGACTTGGTACGGCTGGCAATCATGACTTCCTTGAAGGTATCTTCTGCCTGACAAACCTTGCTGATGGCAACTTGGGCAACTCCGCCACAACCAATCACTAACAAACGACTCATTATTTTTTCTCCTCTTCTTCTAAAATGTCTTCCACGTATCGAGGCAAGAGAAATGCTCCGATGTGGAGGTTAGCGGTATAGTATTCTGTAAAAAGCTGGCGCGCTTTCCATTTTTCCTTGTCAAAATCTTCTATAGGATGGTATTTTTTAGAGGCAAAGCCAAATAACCAATAACCCGCCGCAGATGTCGGAATATGGGCCTGATAGACACGACTAATAGGGAAGGATTGGGTCGCCTTGCGATGCATGGAACGAAAGGCGGACTCATCTTCGTCATAGAATGGCGAACCATGTTGGTAAACCATGATGCCATTTTCCTTCAAAGCCCGGTAGGCATTGCCGTAAAATTCCTTGGTAAAGAGCCCTTCCGTATGCCCAAATGGATCAGTCGCATCATTGATGATGATGTCATATTCGTTTTCACAGTTGCGCAAGAAACGCAGACCATCCTGTAAATAGACCTCGACCCGCTCATCTTCTAAGCCAGTTGCATAGTCTGGGAAATATTCCCGACAGACCTCAACCAAGAGTTCATCTGGCTCTACAACGTCAATACGTTCGATTTCAGGATACATACTGAGAACTTGGGCAACACCACCATCTCCCCCACCCAGAATCAAGATTTTCTTGGGATTGGGATGGACGGCCATGGGCACATGGACGGCCATTTCGTTGTAAACAAAATCATCTGCGTCTGAAAAGAGAACCCGACCATTAAGGGTCAAAATCTTTCCAAAGGCTGGTGAATCCAGTACAGCAATGTCCTGAAATTCACTCTTGCCAGCGTAGAGCTGCTGGCTGGTCCGAATGGATAACTTGACATCTGGTGTTTGGACTTCTGAAAACCACATTTCCATGACTAGCCCTCCTTAATGACATTGATGAAGTTGACATCTGGATCTTCTGTCCCTTGAACAGAACAACCACGCTCCTTGGCAAAGATGATGTAGTCAACAATTTCTTGGGTCACTCGTTCACCTGGAGCTAAAAGCGGAATACCAGGCGGGTAGCACATGACAAATTCCCCACAGACCTGACCAACTGCTTCTTGCAGGGAACGGCTTTCCCGCTCTGCATAAAAAGCCTGCTGCGGTGACAATACCAGCTGCGGCTGGATGTATTCTCCCGAAATCAAATCCGAACCATCTCGTGAGTAAAGACGCTTGATGTCAGCCAGTGCCCCCACCAGCCGCTCGATGTCCTGCAGGCGGTCACCGATGGAAATATAGGCCAAGATATTGCCAATGTCGCCAAATTCAATCTGGATGTCATACTCATCCCGCAACAAATCATAGACTTCAATCCCTGTCAGACCAATGCCCTGCGTATAGATGGAGAGCTTGGTCACATCAAAATCATGCACCGTTTTGCCATCGATCAATTCTTTTGAATAGGCATAGTAGCCACCGATGGCATTGATTTCACGGCGAGCATATTCAGACATTTCAATGACTTTTTCAAAAGATTCTTTGCCACGAAGGGCCAGATTTCTCCGTGAAATATCCAGACTAGCCAGCAAGAGATAGGAAGCGGATGTCGACTGGGTCAGATTGATAATCTGGCGGACATACTCCACATTCATATCTGGACCGACCAAGAGGAGCGAGCTCTGGGTCAGGCTGCCGCCTGATTTGTGCATGGAAACAGCTGCCATATCAGCTCCCACATCCATAGCTGCCTCTGGCAATTGGTCCGAAAAATGCAAATGAGCACCGTGGGCCTCATCTACCAAAACTTTCATGCCCGCTGCATGAGCTTTCTCAGTCAAGGTACGCAGGTCTGAGCAGATACCATAGTAGGTCGGATTGTTGATCAAGACAGCAACCGCATCAGGATGCTCAGAAATCGCCCGTTCAAAAGCTTCATTTTCCAATGCAAGAGCAATACCAATCCGTGGCTCCACGCTCATATCCACATAGACAGGGATGGCTCCGCATAGGACCAAAGCATTGAGGGCAGACTTGTGGACATTGCGAGGTAAAATGATTTTATCACCCGCCTTACAGGTCGCCAAAATCATGGTCTGGACAGAAGAGGTTGTCCCTCCAACCATGAGAAAGGCATGGCTGGCACCAAAGGCTTCTGCCGCCAATTCCTCGGCTTCTCGGATAATGGACACAGGATGCCCTAAGTTATCCAAGGGTTTCATGGAATTGACATCAATCCCCACGCATTTTTCGCCAAGTAGTTCTACTAATTCAGGATTTCCCCGACCCCGTTTGTGTCCAGGCACATCAAAGGGAACAATCCGTTTTCGGCGTAACTGTACCAATCCCTGATAAATAGGGGCTTGGTGTTGATTTTTCATATCGAAAAACTCCTTTGCTTGATGGACTCCTACCCTTTTTAACAAAGCAAAAAGAGCAGGGTTCATCCTGCTCTACAATCCAAATTGACGTTTTTTATTCTTCTCTTGAGTTTATGTGCCTACCGTTTCCTACTCTCCAGTGCAAATATATACGTACTTTATTGACCGTTTCACAAGATGACGTGTGCTTTCACCACACTGACAAAATTAGAAATTAGGAAAAACTTCCCAACATCAACTTATAAAATGTAGGCTTTTAACCCTATCAATAATGTGGCTTACGCCACGCTTCGGCATTCGACCCGCCTGTCCGTAGGCTTTGGTTATGATAAATAGCAGAGCTACCCATCCCATATAGGTCTGATATTTGCTAGAATAGGTATAATAACTTTTCCTAGGCACGTTTATTCTAACACGAATATTCCTGTTTGACAAGTGGAAAATTGATATTTTTTCAACAAAATCATGAACAATTCTAAAAAAATGACTTCGAATATTCGAAATCATCTTTTTTGAAACTATTTAATTCCTAAAGCAATTCGAGCGTAACGGCTCATTTTTTGAACTGTCCAGGCCGGTGACCAAACCAAGCGAACATCTACTTCCGTTACCTCTGGAACATCTTTTAAGACATCATGAATTTGATCGGTAATCAAGTCAGCCAAGGGACAGCCCATGGTTGTCAGAGTCATATCAATCTCTGCCTTACCTTCGATAAAACGAATTTCATAAATGAGCCCCAAATTGATAATATCAATCCCTAGCTCAGGGTCAATCACATCCTCAAGAGCATGAAAAATACGCTCTTGAATTTCTTTTACCTGTTCTTCTGTATACGTCATTTTTCTCTCTTTCTTTTCACTATTGCATTGTCATCTAAAGGAACAAAAATTTCATCCAAATAAGCCATGAACTATTGAAGGTTGGAAATGAAACAAACCAAGTTTGTGTCAAAACCTCCCCCGAACTCTCGCTTGTTTCAAATTTTTAGCAAGCGACCTGATAAGTGCCACCGGACTTTGTCCGCTTTCGGATTTCTAGGCGGACATTGAGAAAGCCTATCCGTAGGCTTATGCCTCGCTTTCCTATTTCTAGGCTCGGGTTAAAACACCACGGGGTTAGCCTGCTCTCTTATTTTCAAGCAGGCTTCAACAGTTCGGGGGACTGTTGAAGGTGGGAAATAAAACAAACGAAGTTTGTGTCAAAACCTCCCCATACCTTCGCTCGTTTCCTATTTTCAGCGAGCTTCAACAGTCTGGGAGACTGTTGAAGGTGGGAAATAGGACTGACGGAAGTCAGTAACCTTTTAGTCCACTAGACGTTGTCCGCTTTCGGATTTCTAGGCGGACGTTGAGAAAGCCTATCCGTAGGCTTATGCCTCGCTTTCCTATTTCTAGGCTCGGGTTAAAACACCACGGGGTTAGCCTGCGTTCTCAATTCTTAGCAGGTATTGAGTACGCTCGTTTCTTATTTTCAGCGAGCGGTTAAAATAGCCCACTGGGCGTTACGCTCCCTTTCTAATTTCAAGGGGAGCGGTTAAAAACCTCCCCCGGAGGTTTTTAATCCTCTATAAAATCTCTGAGTGGTTTGCTGCGGGATGGGTGGCGAAGTTTGCGAAGGGCTTTGGCTTCGATCTGGCGGATACGTTCACGAGTTACGTTGAAGACTTTACCTACATCTTCAAGAGTTCGCATTTTTCCGTCGTCCAAGCCAAAACGGAGGCGGAGAACATTCTCTTCACGATCAGTCAATGTATCCAAAACTTCATCCAATTGCTCACGAAGGACAACACGAGTGGTATAGTCAACTGGGTTCTCAATTACTTCATCTTCAATGAAATCTCCCAAATGGCTATCATCTTCTTCACCGATTGGGGTTTCCAAAGACACGGGCTCTTGGGCAATCTTAAGGATTTCACGGACTTTTTCAGGTGTCATATCCATACGCTCAGCGATTTGTTCTGGCGTTGGATCCTGTCCTAACTCTTGCAAGAGATTGCGTTGTTCACGAACCAATTTATTGATGGTTTCTACCATATGAACTGGGATACGGATAGTACGAGCCTGATCTGCAATAGCACGGGTAATGGCCTGACGAATCCACCAAGTCGCATAAGTTGAAAATTTGAAACCTTTTGAGTAGTCAAACTTGTCAACAGCCTTCATCAAGCCCATGTTTCCTTCTTGGATAAGATCAAGGAACTGCATACCACGTCCCACATAGCGTTTAGCAATAGAAACAACCAAACGCAAGTTAGCTTCAGCCAAACGTTGTTTGGCTTCAGGATCGCCAGCTTCAACTGCCAAGGCTAATTCTTGCTCTTCTTCATTGGTCAAAAGCGGAACAACTCCGATTTCTTTCAAGTACATGCGGACAGGGTCATTAACCTTTGCGGACGTGCTACCTAGCAATTCTTCATCAGATAATTCCGGTTCTTCTTCAACTTGCAACGCACGCGCAGATGGGTTACCTTCCTTATCCACAATCGAAATTCCTGCATCCTGAATTCGTTGAAGCAAGTCATCAATCCCATCAGCATCAAGTGTAAACGGAATAACCAGCTGGTCATTGATTTCATCATCGGTTGCCGAACCTTGTTTCTTGTGATTACGAATAAATTCAGCAACTTGCACATCAAAGGTCGTTACTTCTGTCTTTTTATCTTTTTTGTTTGTCATATTTACTCCATTTGTTTTCTTTTCTCGAGCAATTTTTGTAACTCATCGAGGGCAATATCCGCATTTCCTACATGGGAATGTTCACGGATTTTCCGTGTTAGGTGTTGATTTTCCTTTCGTAACAATTCCTTGTCACGGCGAAATTCTAATTCTTCAATTTCATTTTGCGCCACTTCCTTTGGCAGACGCTCTTCCAAAATCCGATACCAGGCTTGTTGGACGGTATCATCTAACTGGGATAAGCCGAAACTACTAATCTCACCTTGATTTTTCAGTAATTCATACAATACCTGCAATTCCGGTGTCGCAAAATAAAAATCTTCTCGCAAACGAAATTCATTTAAAATATAAGGGTACTCGACCATACGGTAAAGCAGGTGATTTTCAGTTCGGATAAGACCTGTCAGCCGGGAAATAGCCTGAACAGGCGGTGCATAGACCTGCTCCTTCTGTTGATGATAGGCTTGCTGACTTCGTTCCTGTCGCTGATGTAAGCGAACAGCATTCACAGCCTGCTCCACCTGACCATAGTCAAAATCGGATAGGACTTCCGCAACCTTGTAAATATAAGAATTTTGCGCTGTAATCGACGAAACCCTTGCGATAATCGGAGCAATCCTATCCACAAATTCTATCTGCATTTGTAGATTATCTGGGTTTTCTGGCTTCAGATAGTGGATTAAAAATTCCACATCACTAATGCGGGATTTTGTCAAAACCTCTCGCAAGGCTTCTTCAGAATTTCTTTGTAAAAATTCATCAGGGTCCATATTGTCAGGCAGACTGACAATATCCACCTGAAAATCTCCTAATTCGTCCAAAGCCTTCATGGTAGCTGCCTGTCCGGCCCTGTCACCATCGTAGGTCAGAACGATCTTCTTGCAAAACTTGGCCAGATGACCAACGTGCTCTCTAGTCAGAGCAGTTCCCATAGAAGCAACCGCATTTTCAATACCAGCACGGTGGGCCGCAATAACATCCAGAAACCCCTCCATCAGATAGACTTCCCGCTGTTTCTTGATGACCGCCTTGGCCTTATCCAAATGATATAGTTCGTAACTTTTATTGAAAATAGCTGTGCTACGAGAATTCTTATACTTGGCTAATTGCTTGTTCTGCAGGTCTTTTTCTGTCCAAATCCGACCTGAAAAGGCAATCACTCGACCATATTCATCGGTTAGCGGAAACATGATCCGCCCTTGAAAAGCATCGAAAATCATATTCTGCTCACTGGGATTGAAAAGACCCGAATGAAGCAGGCTTTCTTCATCGTAGTTCTGGGAAAGTTTCTGATAAAGAATATTTTGCCCATCAGGTGCTAAACCTAGTTGAAAATTCTTAATAACTTCATCCGTTAAACCACGCTGATGGAGATATTTTCTAGCTTCCTCGCCCATCTTTGTCGTCATCAACAAGGCATGGTAAAACTTTGTCGCATCTTGATGGATATCATAAAGAGCTTGATGTGGATTTTCCTTCTTAGGCTGAAAATGATTGGTGGATACTTCTACCTGAAACCCAGCTTTTTCTGCCAAAATGGCTACCGCGTCAGTGAAAGAAACACCACGGGTTTCCTCTATAAATTTAAAAACATCTCCAGACTTACCACAACCAAAACAATGATAGAACTGTTTATCCTCAATGACATTAAAGGAAGGAGTTTTTTCTCCATGAAAGGGACAAAGACCAAGAAAATTGCGTCCAGCCTTGGTCAAAGCAACTGTTTCACCAATCACATCCACGATATTGAGGGCTTGTTTGATTTCTGTTATTTTATCTTTTGACAGCATATATCCTCCTCAACATCCTATTTGCTAATTGAAAAGTGGACACTCTTCCCTTAGTTTAACATATTCTATTTTATACCAAAACTTGAAAAATGTAAAATTTCTGAAACAAATTGCTTGTAAAATATTTTTTTATGGTTATAATAGATAGAGTAAAATTTTTTATGAAAGGACATATTTAGGATATGTTGAAAGATTTAAAAGCGTTTTTGTTCCAAGGTAATGTTATTGACCTTGCAGTTGCAGTAATTTTTGGTGCTGCCTTCAAAGCCATCATCGATTCATTCGTTGCTGACTTGATTACACCATTGTTGCTTACACCAGCTTTGAAAGCTGCTGGCGCAGATAAAATTGCTGACTTGAGCTGGAATGGTGTTACTTATGGTAACTTCCTGAGCGCTGTTATCAACTTCTTGATCATCGGTACTGTTTTGTTCTTCATCGTTAAGGCTGCTGAAAAAGCAATGCCTAAGAAAGAAGCAGCTCCTGCTGGTCCAACTCAAGAAGAATTGCTTGCAGAAATCCGCGACTTGTTGAAAAAATAATCAATAAGATAGTGAAACAGGCCCTGTGCCTGTTTTTCTTTTGCACTATGACAAAAAGAAGATGTGAGCCACTACTCACATCTTTTCTTATCCTTCATATCCATTTGGATTTTTAGACTGCCAGTTCCACGTATCACGACACATGTCTTCAATTGTTTTTTCTGTTTTCCAGTTGAGTTCTGCCAAAGCTTTATCGGCGTTAGCATAGCAGGTCGCTACATCACCCGGACGACGGTCAACGATTTTATAAGGTAC
The nucleotide sequence above comes from Streptococcus sp. 29887. Encoded proteins:
- the dnaG gene encoding DNA primase — protein: MLSKDKITEIKQALNIVDVIGETVALTKAGRNFLGLCPFHGEKTPSFNVIEDKQFYHCFGCGKSGDVFKFIEETRGVSFTDAVAILAEKAGFQVEVSTNHFQPKKENPHQALYDIHQDATKFYHALLMTTKMGEEARKYLHQRGLTDEVIKNFQLGLAPDGQNILYQKLSQNYDEESLLHSGLFNPSEQNMIFDAFQGRIMFPLTDEYGRVIAFSGRIWTEKDLQNKQLAKYKNSRSTAIFNKSYELYHLDKAKAVIKKQREVYLMEGFLDVIAAHRAGIENAVASMGTALTREHVGHLAKFCKKIVLTYDGDRAGQAATMKALDELGDFQVDIVSLPDNMDPDEFLQRNSEEALREVLTKSRISDVEFLIHYLKPENPDNLQMQIEFVDRIAPIIARVSSITAQNSYIYKVAEVLSDFDYGQVEQAVNAVRLHQRQERSQQAYHQQKEQVYAPPVQAISRLTGLIRTENHLLYRMVEYPYILNEFRLREDFYFATPELQVLYELLKNQGEISSFGLSQLDDTVQQAWYRILEERLPKEVAQNEIEELEFRRDKELLRKENQHLTRKIREHSHVGNADIALDELQKLLEKRKQME
- a CDS encoding aminotransferase class I/II-fold pyridoxal phosphate-dependent enzyme: MKNQHQAPIYQGLVQLRRKRIVPFDVPGHKRGRGNPELVELLGEKCVGIDVNSMKPLDNLGHPVSIIREAEELAAEAFGASHAFLMVGGTTSSVQTMILATCKAGDKIILPRNVHKSALNALVLCGAIPVYVDMSVEPRIGIALALENEAFERAISEHPDAVAVLINNPTYYGICSDLRTLTEKAHAAGMKVLVDEAHGAHLHFSDQLPEAAMDVGADMAAVSMHKSGGSLTQSSLLLVGPDMNVEYVRQIINLTQSTSASYLLLASLDISRRNLALRGKESFEKVIEMSEYARREINAIGGYYAYSKELIDGKTVHDFDVTKLSIYTQGIGLTGIEVYDLLRDEYDIQIEFGDIGNILAYISIGDRLQDIERLVGALADIKRLYSRDGSDLISGEYIQPQLVLSPQQAFYAERESRSLQEAVGQVCGEFVMCYPPGIPLLAPGERVTQEIVDYIIFAKERGCSVQGTEDPDVNFINVIKEG
- a CDS encoding metal-sulfur cluster assembly factor, translating into MTYTEEQVKEIQERIFHALEDVIDPELGIDIINLGLIYEIRFIEGKAEIDMTLTTMGCPLADLITDQIHDVLKDVPEVTEVDVRLVWSPAWTVQKMSRYARIALGIK
- the speE gene encoding polyamine aminopropyltransferase; amino-acid sequence: MEMWFSEVQTPDVKLSIRTSQQLYAGKSEFQDIAVLDSPAFGKILTLNGRVLFSDADDFVYNEMAVHVPMAVHPNPKKILILGGGDGGVAQVLSMYPEIERIDVVEPDELLVEVCREYFPDYATGLEDERVEVYLQDGLRFLRNCENEYDIIINDATDPFGHTEGLFTKEFYGNAYRALKENGIMVYQHGSPFYDEDESAFRSMHRKATQSFPISRVYQAHIPTSAAGYWLFGFASKKYHPIEDFDKEKWKARQLFTEYYTANLHIGAFLLPRYVEDILEEEEKK
- the mscL gene encoding large conductance mechanosensitive channel protein MscL, producing MLKDLKAFLFQGNVIDLAVAVIFGAAFKAIIDSFVADLITPLLLTPALKAAGADKIADLSWNGVTYGNFLSAVINFLIIGTVLFFIVKAAEKAMPKKEAAPAGPTQEELLAEIRDLLKK
- the rpoD gene encoding RNA polymerase sigma factor RpoD encodes the protein MTNKKDKKTEVTTFDVQVAEFIRNHKKQGSATDDEINDQLVIPFTLDADGIDDLLQRIQDAGISIVDKEGNPSARALQVEEEPELSDEELLGSTSAKVNDPVRMYLKEIGVVPLLTNEEEQELALAVEAGDPEAKQRLAEANLRLVVSIAKRYVGRGMQFLDLIQEGNMGLMKAVDKFDYSKGFKFSTYATWWIRQAITRAIADQARTIRIPVHMVETINKLVREQRNLLQELGQDPTPEQIAERMDMTPEKVREILKIAQEPVSLETPIGEEDDSHLGDFIEDEVIENPVDYTTRVVLREQLDEVLDTLTDREENVLRLRFGLDDGKMRTLEDVGKVFNVTRERIRQIEAKALRKLRHPSRSKPLRDFIED